The DNA segment GGACCGGCGGGAAGATACTTCCGAGACCGGTCGTGATGCGGGTGACCCTGCAGCCCAGCCCATCTCACATAGTCGATACGAGAATCACCGTCGAGCCATTCGGCGACCGCGCGGGCATTGGCGACGTGCGCATCCATGCGTTGCGGCAACGTTTCCACCCCCTGGATCAACGTGAATGCCGATTGCGGAGCCAATGCGCCGCCGATGTCGCGCAACTGTTCGCTGCGCAGCTTCGTCAGAAAGCCGTACTCGCCGAAATTCCCCCACCACGACAGCCCGCCGTACGAGGCCACCGGTTCCGTCATCTGCGGGAATTTACCCGAGCCCCAATCGAATCGCCCGGATTCGACCACCACTCCCCCGAGCGTCGATCCGTGACCACCGAGGAACTTGGTGGCCGAGTGGATCACGATGTCGGCACCGAATTCGATGGGCCGACTCAGCCAGGGCGTCGCCATCGTCGCGTCGATCACCAACGGAATTCCGTGTTCGTGCGCGACGGCGGCCAGACCCTCGAGGTCGGCGATCTCCCCCGACGGATTGCCGATGATCTCGGCGTAGATCAGCTTGGTCGAATCCGTCACCGCTGCTGCGTAATCGGAGGGATCGGTGCCAGGGACGAACGTGGTCTCGACGCCGAAGCGGCGCAGCGTCACGTCGAGCTGGGTCACCGTGCCGCCGTAGAGCCCGGCCGCGGCAACGATGTGGTCTCCGGTGCCCGCGAGCGCAGCGAACACTGCGAACTCGGCCGCCAACCCACTGGCGAACGCAACCGCCCCGATGCCGCCTTCGAGGCTCGCGATGCGCTCCTCGAAGGCGGCGACGGTGGGGTTGCCGATGCGGCTGTAGACGTTGCCGTACTTCTGCAGAGCGAACAGATCGCCTGCGTCCGCGGAATTCTCGAACACGTAGCTCGCAGTCTGATAGATAGGCACCGCACGCGAACCGGTGGCAGGATCGGGTCTCGCTCCGGCGTGAATTGCTCTGGTACGCAGGCCGAATGTCCGTTCGCTCATGACGTCAGGCCGTCTCGAGAACGGTGTGGATCGGGGTGGGATTGCGCGTCAGATCCAGCACGGGGCAGTGATCGTCAACGGCCTTCTGCAGCTCCTCGTACCGCTCCCGTGACTCGGGACCGGTGACGGTCACGACGACGCGCACCTCACCGAACCCGGGACGAACGTTGTCGTCGAAACCGAAGAATCCACGAACGTCGAGGTCACCCTCGGCCTTGGCCTTGATGTCGTCGACGACGATACCGAGCTTCTCGGCCCAGACGCGGTAGGTAACTACCTGGCAGGACAGCAGCGACGCCAGGTAGTACTCGACCGGGTTGGCGGCCTTGTTCTCACCGCCGAGGGCAGGCGGCTCGTCGACCTCGACGCTGAACTTGCCCAGGGTGACGGTGCTGGCGACGGCATCGTGCGCGGTGGCAGAGGCCCGGAAAACCGCCTGGGCGTTCTTCGCGTCGGCCTGCACGGCATCGTCGGTGGCAGCGATGACGCCGCCGATGTGGGACACAGATGTGGTCATGAAAAATCCTGTTCGATTCGAGGGTTGCCGGAACTACCCGAGGAGCGCGAAATGCTCGTCGGGGATGGGTTCGATCGACAGTTACGAACAGGAAGAGGTGCAGACGAGACCGAAGTCGATGGTGCGACGACGCACGAGCCTTCTGGCTGCGTCGGTCACGTGTGTCTCGGTCACGATGCCGACAATAGCTTACGCAAACTGATCCGCGCCGACATCGGTCTCGTCGTCGGTGATCGCCGCGACGATACGTGCCGCCACCGCCTCCGGCGTCAGGCCCTGCGGTAGTTTCGGAGCCTGCCCGGCGATCGGCCGCGTCGCAAGACCCGTCTCGGTGTGCGGCGGGCGCACGTCCACGATTCTGATCTTCGACTTACGTG comes from the Rhodococcus sp. SBT000017 genome and includes:
- a CDS encoding OsmC family protein, which codes for MTTSVSHIGGVIAATDDAVQADAKNAQAVFRASATAHDAVASTVTLGKFSVEVDEPPALGGENKAANPVEYYLASLLSCQVVTYRVWAEKLGIVVDDIKAKAEGDLDVRGFFGFDDNVRPGFGEVRVVVTVTGPESRERYEELQKAVDDHCPVLDLTRNPTPIHTVLETA
- a CDS encoding O-acetylhomoserine aminocarboxypropyltransferase/cysteine synthase family protein gives rise to the protein MSERTFGLRTRAIHAGARPDPATGSRAVPIYQTASYVFENSADAGDLFALQKYGNVYSRIGNPTVAAFEERIASLEGGIGAVAFASGLAAEFAVFAALAGTGDHIVAAAGLYGGTVTQLDVTLRRFGVETTFVPGTDPSDYAAAVTDSTKLIYAEIIGNPSGEIADLEGLAAVAHEHGIPLVIDATMATPWLSRPIEFGADIVIHSATKFLGGHGSTLGGVVVESGRFDWGSGKFPQMTEPVASYGGLSWWGNFGEYGFLTKLRSEQLRDIGGALAPQSAFTLIQGVETLPQRMDAHVANARAVAEWLDGDSRIDYVRWAGLQGHPHHDRSRKYLPAGPGAVFAFGIDGGREAGQTFVESVQVASHVANIGDVRTLVIHPGSTTHRQLSDEQLRGAGVGPELIRISVGLEDVEDIVWDLDQALTLATGKARS